From the genome of Solidesulfovibrio carbinolicus, one region includes:
- a CDS encoding Tim44 domain-containing protein: MRKSLFFSPLPVLNVSGLRKTAVVLDARPPTGMMPWLCAPLVVLAVLLMSIDLAEAKRMGGGSSFGSKDSYSKSYDKPTPPNTNMQRQATPNQQAAPGGFMSKFGGLGGMFGGLLIGGMLGSLLFGGAGGGFGILEILLLGVAGFMIFRFIRSRRAAQSGQEAQMVQAAPAGGDRFAYAHAPAGGHDTEGRTDGWASVRSTPGGAIGTADVAPPVMPAGLDEVEFLAGAKALYVRLQASWDRRDLEDIRGFTSPEVFAEISRQAKEDPTPGKTDILMVEARVVEAGTQGTQTVISVLYDVLLREDQTDSRSTQVREVWHIRRDESAPNSEWTLEGIQQLAM, encoded by the coding sequence ATGCGAAAAAGTCTGTTTTTTTCTCCACTTCCTGTGTTGAACGTTTCCGGCTTACGCAAGACAGCCGTCGTTCTTGACGCCCGTCCTCCTACGGGCATGATGCCCTGGCTTTGCGCCCCTCTCGTCGTGCTCGCCGTTCTCCTCATGTCGATCGATCTTGCCGAGGCCAAAAGGATGGGCGGGGGCAGCTCGTTTGGCAGCAAGGATTCCTACTCCAAGAGCTATGACAAGCCGACGCCCCCGAACACGAACATGCAACGCCAGGCCACGCCCAACCAACAGGCCGCACCTGGAGGATTCATGTCCAAGTTCGGCGGGCTCGGAGGCATGTTTGGCGGCCTGCTGATTGGCGGCATGCTCGGTTCGCTCCTGTTCGGCGGTGCCGGCGGAGGCTTCGGCATTCTGGAGATCCTCCTGCTCGGCGTTGCCGGATTCATGATCTTCAGGTTCATCCGTTCACGGAGGGCTGCCCAGTCTGGGCAGGAGGCCCAGATGGTGCAGGCCGCGCCTGCGGGGGGAGACAGGTTTGCCTACGCCCACGCTCCGGCAGGCGGCCATGACACAGAAGGGAGAACCGACGGCTGGGCCTCCGTGCGCTCGACGCCTGGTGGAGCGATCGGCACGGCGGATGTCGCGCCCCCCGTCATGCCCGCCGGTCTTGACGAGGTCGAATTCCTGGCTGGGGCAAAGGCCCTGTATGTCAGGCTCCAGGCATCCTGGGACCGACGCGACCTGGAAGACATCCGTGGCTTCACCAGTCCCGAGGTGTTTGCCGAGATATCCAGGCAGGCAAAGGAAGACCCGACGCCCGGCAAGACCGACATCCTCATGGTCGAAGCTCGGGTGGTAGAGGCTGGCACGCAGGGAACACAGACCGTGATATCGGTTCTGTATGATGTACTGCTTCGCGAGGACCAGACCGATTCCCGTTCTACGCAGGTGCGCGAAGTCTGGCACATCCGCAGGGATGAGTCAGCTCCCAATTCCGAATGGACCCTTGAGGGCATCCAGCAACTTGCCATGTAA
- a CDS encoding TerC family protein: MEAAWMWIGFNLLVLVLLALDLGVLHRKGREIGVREALLLSLGYVVLALAFGAGVYHFLGPQAGAEYITGYLIEKSLSIDNIFVFVLVFLHFSVPRDCQHKVLFWGILGALVMRASLILAGAAIIESFHWIIYVFGAFLVFTGIKMLVTVGQEPNLDENRINRFMRRHFRVTEGFEGSKFIVRRDGALYITPLLIVLVLIEFTDVVFALDSIPAIFAITTDPFIVYTSNVFAILGLRALYFALVGIIHRFHYLKYGLSLVLVVVGGKMIVNAWFGEKIVPTEMALLITSGIIAASMVFSMFKTRAEPTKEQLNEAARWWVPGSPPKAEPSSREKKGAGEF, encoded by the coding sequence TTGGAAGCCGCGTGGATGTGGATTGGCTTCAACCTGCTGGTCCTGGTTCTTTTAGCCCTTGACCTTGGGGTTCTCCACCGCAAGGGGCGCGAGATCGGCGTACGCGAGGCCCTGCTGCTTAGTCTGGGCTATGTTGTGCTGGCCCTGGCCTTCGGTGCTGGAGTTTATCATTTTCTCGGCCCGCAGGCTGGAGCCGAGTATATAACGGGCTACCTCATCGAGAAAAGCCTTTCCATTGACAATATCTTCGTGTTCGTCCTTGTCTTCCTGCACTTTTCCGTACCCCGCGACTGCCAGCACAAGGTCCTTTTTTGGGGCATCTTGGGAGCGCTCGTCATGCGTGCCTCGCTCATCCTGGCCGGTGCGGCGATCATCGAGAGTTTTCACTGGATCATTTACGTCTTCGGAGCATTCCTCGTGTTCACGGGAATCAAGATGCTGGTCACGGTGGGACAGGAGCCCAACCTAGACGAAAACCGCATCAATCGGTTCATGCGCCGCCACTTCAGGGTGACAGAGGGCTTTGAAGGCAGTAAATTCATTGTCCGGCGCGATGGCGCACTCTACATCACGCCTCTTCTCATCGTTCTAGTGCTCATCGAATTCACCGACGTGGTCTTCGCCCTGGATTCCATACCGGCTATCTTCGCCATCACCACCGACCCATTCATCGTTTACACGTCAAACGTATTCGCCATCCTAGGCCTTAGGGCGCTTTACTTCGCCCTGGTGGGCATCATCCACCGCTTTCACTATCTCAAGTACGGCCTGTCGCTTGTGCTCGTGGTCGTAGGCGGAAAGATGATCGTCAACGCATGGTTTGGTGAGAAGATCGTGCCCACCGAGATGGCGCTGCTGATTACATCCGGGATCATCGCCGCGTCCATGGTCTTTTCGATGTTCAAGACACGCGCCGAGCCAACCAAGGAGCAACTGAACGAGGCAGCCCGCTGGTGGGTACCGGGCAGCCCACCCAAAGCCGAACCCTCGTCCCGCGAGAAGAAAGGGGCCGGGGAGTTCTGA